A window of the Haloquadratum walsbyi C23 genome harbors these coding sequences:
- a CDS encoding AbrB/MazE/SpoVT family DNA-binding domain-containing protein: protein MATEKAPKETKVSDRGMVTIPADLRRRLDIKAGDKLRWDVDDEGNLLVEVVKQRYGAFDDFEPVSMGGGGSETHDLGLPLGLL from the coding sequence ATGGCAACTGAAAAAGCCCCGAAGGAAACCAAGGTCAGCGACCGGGGGATGGTCACGATCCCAGCGGATCTTCGTCGTCGTCTCGACATTAAGGCCGGCGACAAGCTCCGCTGGGACGTCGACGATGAAGGGAACCTCTTGGTCGAGGTCGTCAAGCAGCGATACGGCGCCTTCGATGACTTCGAGCCGGTGTCGATGGGGGGCGGAGGGTCTGAAACACACGACCTCGGTCTCCCACTCGGTCTACTGTGA
- a CDS encoding lamin tail domain-containing protein, with amino-acid sequence MSRRRRRSAGIVTIPRSLTLVSFGAFSVAIRRDQALQLYMLPYMWVVNASPDRFVSRSALQGTAQWRCSRSTRLSTSSFGRLPAALRDERCPTSASRFATSPASQSRRTYSIAIRSRSTELAEPGDSVTLYTGSGTDTDDELYWDENGAVWNNGGDTVTLKDQNGDTVDTYTY; translated from the coding sequence ATGTCGAGACGACGACGAAGATCCGCTGGGATCGTGACCATCCCCCGGTCGCTGACCTTGGTTTCCTTCGGGGCTTTTTCAGTTGCCATACGCAGGGATCAGGCTCTCCAACTATACATGTTACCCTACATGTGGGTCGTGAACGCATCGCCTGACCGATTCGTGTCTCGGTCGGCTCTGCAAGGTACGGCTCAATGGCGCTGTAGTCGCTCCACCCGCCTATCGACATCCTCGTTCGGACGTCTACCTGCCGCTCTACGAGATGAAAGGTGCCCCACGAGCGCCTCACGATTCGCGACCTCGCCCGCGTCTCAATCCCGACGCACGTACAGCATCGCGATCCGTTCGCGTTCGACCGAGCTCGCCGAGCCAGGTGACTCTGTGACACTATACACCGGCAGCGGTACAGATACCGATGACGAGCTCTACTGGGACGAGAACGGTGCTGTCTGGAACAATGGCGGCGATACTGTGACGCTCAAAGATCAAAACGGAGACACTGTCGATACGTACACGTACTAA
- the cas1b gene encoding type I-B CRISPR-associated endonuclease Cas1b — protein sequence MDRNYHVFSDGRLERSDDTLRFVPDGDGQKQYIPIENAEAFFLHGQIDFNTRLMSFLNDRTVALHVFGWEDYYSGSVMPKRGQTSGKTVVNQVRAYENRQHRRQLAAAIVRGSIHNMRTNVVYYNGRDHDLDVIIEDLEAAADRVDGELPVDELLGTEATARKAYYRSFNEILPNEFELTQREYNPPPNEINSLISFGNSLVYANCVSAIRATALDPTISYLHEPGERRYSLSLDLADLFKPVLADRILFRLVNRNQISDDDFETELGSCLLSESGRKTYTREFEEALERTVEHPTLNRKVSYQYLLRIEAYKIKKHLLTGEEYEPFQRWW from the coding sequence ATGGATCGCAACTATCACGTTTTTTCGGACGGTCGACTCGAACGCAGCGACGACACGCTCAGATTCGTCCCCGATGGCGATGGGCAAAAGCAGTACATCCCAATCGAGAACGCCGAGGCGTTCTTCCTCCACGGCCAGATCGATTTCAACACGCGGCTGATGTCGTTTCTCAACGACCGCACAGTCGCACTGCACGTCTTCGGTTGGGAAGACTACTACTCGGGGTCGGTGATGCCGAAACGCGGGCAGACCTCTGGGAAGACCGTCGTCAATCAGGTTCGAGCCTACGAGAATAGACAGCACAGACGGCAGCTTGCCGCTGCGATTGTTCGAGGCAGCATCCACAATATGCGGACGAATGTGGTCTACTACAACGGCCGTGATCACGACCTCGACGTTATTATTGAGGACTTGGAAGCCGCAGCCGACCGCGTTGACGGGGAGTTACCGGTTGATGAACTACTAGGAACCGAGGCCACCGCGAGAAAGGCGTACTACCGGAGCTTCAACGAAATCCTCCCGAACGAGTTCGAGCTGACGCAGCGCGAGTACAATCCACCACCAAACGAAATTAACAGCCTTATTTCGTTTGGAAACTCGCTGGTCTACGCCAACTGCGTTTCGGCAATCCGAGCCACAGCACTCGATCCGACGATCAGCTATCTTCATGAACCGGGTGAACGACGGTACTCATTATCGCTTGACCTCGCCGATCTGTTCAAACCTGTTCTCGCCGACCGTATACTGTTCCGGTTGGTGAACCGAAATCAGATTTCGGACGACGATTTCGAGACTGAACTCGGCTCGTGTTTACTTAGCGAATCCGGTCGGAAGACGTACACGAGGGAGTTCGAGGAGGCGCTTGAACGAACTGTCGAGCATCCGACGCTGAATCGCAAAGTCAGCTATCAGTACCTGCTCCGGATTGAGGCATACAAAATCAAGAAACACTTGCTTACCGGTGAGGAGTACGAGCCCTTCCAGCGGTGGTGGTAA
- the cas4 gene encoding CRISPR-associated protein Cas4 yields MTAADPVDCLLATARGEPVNEPFRVTGVMVQYYYVCKRELWFESRNLEIDRENATVVRGTRIDETAYSDKRENLHLGMISLDLLDDGRVVEVKPSSTLTEPAKMQLSYYLWYLDRVADIQRDGVLAHPSERKREPVELTAERAERVETAIRGIHEVVSQASPPPAEEKPFCDSCAYHDFCWC; encoded by the coding sequence TTGACCGCCGCTGATCCAGTCGACTGCCTCCTCGCAACCGCTCGCGGCGAGCCGGTCAACGAGCCGTTCCGCGTCACAGGCGTGATGGTGCAGTACTACTACGTCTGCAAACGGGAACTCTGGTTCGAGAGCCGGAACCTCGAAATCGACCGTGAGAACGCGACCGTCGTCCGTGGCACCCGCATCGATGAGACAGCCTACAGCGACAAACGAGAGAACCTCCATCTCGGCATGATTTCACTCGACCTGCTGGACGACGGCCGCGTTGTCGAAGTCAAACCCTCCTCAACGCTCACTGAACCCGCCAAAATGCAGCTGTCGTACTACCTCTGGTATCTCGACCGTGTCGCCGACATCCAGCGGGATGGCGTCTTGGCGCATCCCAGCGAGCGAAAGCGCGAGCCGGTCGAACTCACGGCGGAGCGAGCGGAGAGGGTCGAAACCGCGATCCGTGGGATTCACGAGGTCGTCAGCCAGGCCTCGCCGCCACCGGCCGAGGAGAAACCGTTCTGTGACTCCTGTGCGTACCACGATTTCTGTTGGTGTTAA
- the cas2 gene encoding CRISPR-associated endonuclease Cas2: MYVVMVYDLEADRTQKALKLGRRYLTHVQNSVLEGEISEGDLTKLEDEIDDLLKPGESTIIYELSSDTLLNRTVYGEDPTEDQRFL, encoded by the coding sequence ATGTACGTTGTAATGGTCTACGATCTGGAAGCTGACCGGACGCAGAAAGCTCTCAAACTCGGTCGACGCTATCTGACTCATGTCCAGAACTCGGTGCTCGAAGGCGAGATCTCAGAAGGCGATCTCACAAAGCTGGAAGACGAAATTGATGACCTGCTGAAGCCCGGAGAGTCAACCATTATTTACGAGCTATCTTCGGATACCCTGCTTAATCGGACGGTTTATGGTGAAGATCCGACTGAGGATCAACGATTTCTGTAG